Part of the bacterium genome is shown below.
CGCATCGCGAAGGCATCGTGCATCGCGATCTGAAACCGGGCAACATCATGCTGACGAAATCCGGCGCAAAGCTCCTGGATTTCGGGCTTGCGAAAATGCGCCCGCAAGCCGAAAAGTCTGATGCGGTTTCCACACTTCCTACGCGACACGATCCTGTCACGAAGAAAGGAGTGGTGCTTGGAACGTTTCAATACATGGCGCCGGAGCAGCTCGAAGGAAAAGATGCGGATTCGCGCACGGACCTGTTTGCGTTCGGCGCAGTGTTGTATGAGATGGCCACCGGCAAACGCGCTTTCAACGCAACCAGCGAAGCGAGTCTCATCGCAGCAATTCTAAAAGAGGAACCCACGCCGCTATCGCGCGTTCAGCCGTTGACTCCGTTTGCTCTGGAAAATCTTGTGAAAAGCTGTCTGGTCAAAGATCCAGAAGAACGATTGCAGAACGCAACCGATCTCAAACACGCACTCCAGTGGATCAGCGATTCGATTTCGCACTCCGGATCCCAAACATCGCCAACTGTTTCATCCAGACGTTCGCTTCTGCCGTGGGCACTCTTTGCTGCAGCAGTATTAGTGGGCGCCATTTTGGTAGCATTCCTGGTTTCGAAACGATCCGGTGAGAATGCTCTTTCCGGTTCCAATCGCGTCATCCTGGTGGCTCCTCCCGAACACTCCGTCACGAATCTTGCTGTGAGTCCGGATGGTAAGACTGTTGTTTTTGTGACGAGCGGCTCCGCGGGCAGGAAGCTTCATCTTCGCCATACGAATCGTTTTGAAACGATTGCACTTGCCGGAACCGATGGCGCGGAAGCACCATTCTTTTCGCCGGACGGGAAATGGATCGCCTTCTTTGCATCTGATAAGCTGAAAAAAATACCGGTCACAGGTGGAAACCCGATTACGATTTGCGATGCTTTCAACGATTGGGGTGGGACCTGGAATGTTGGTGGCACGATCGTTTTTACACCACTTTACGGATCGGGGCTTGCGTCTGTTTCCGCGGATGGCGGAACGCCGCAGCCTTTTACATCGCTGAACGTAGAAAAGGGTGAAAGGGCTCACAGTTGGCCGCACTTCTTACCGGACGGTAAAAGCATTCTCTATACGATTCAGGCCGGGCCAGGTTTCGAAACACGGAAGATCGCTCTCTATTCTCTCGAAACAAAACAAACAAAGGTTTTAATAGAACAGGGAGCTCATCCACGATTCGCGAATGATCACATCATCTTTTCACGCGACAGCACGCTGTTCGCAGTTCCTTTTGATAGGAAGCGCCAGGAGATTACTGGTGCGGCTTTTACGTTGTTGGATGGAGTGCTCGATATATTAAGCGAAGCAAACTCCCTTTTTGACGTATCCCCTGCCGGAACATTTGCGTTTGTGCCGGGTCCCGCACTTGGCGCAGAGAACAGAAGGCTTGCATGGTTGGATCGCAAAGGTGGAGAAACATCCATTTCTGATCAGCAACTTCCTTATTATATGCCTCGAATCTCTCCGGACGGGCGCAAACTTGCGGTGTCGGTATATCAGGAGGGGCGTTTTGTAATTGCCATTCTGGATCTGGAGCGCGGGACATGGTCCCGTTTGCCCACGCAAGGCAGCAGCGCATATGCTGTCTGGACACCCGACGGAAACAGGATCGCCTATAGTTCGGATGCTTTAGGTCCGAATGGAATCTTCTGGCACTCAGCAGACGGAGCAGGAAATCGGGAAACTCTGGTGACATCAGCATCTGTGCTGTTACCCGGGGCCTGGACTCCGGATGGCCAGGAAATGGTGTTGACGGAAGTGGATCAGGAAACTTCCGGAAATGTTGGTCGATTTTTTCTGAAGACTCCCGGTAAATTTGAAGCGTTTCGGAAAACTTCGCGCGATGAATTCAGTCCGGCACTTTCTCCGGATGGAAAGTGGATTGCGTATTCCTCCAATGAATCGGGATCGTATGAGATTTATCTGGAAGCCTATCCTGGACCCGGACGTCGCTGGCAAATCTCCAGTGGTAACGGCGAAAATTTTGAACCTGTGTTTTCAAGAAACGGTCGAGAGCTTTTCTTAACACGTTTTGAGAATACCCTGCACTCCGTCTCTTTGAGCGCAGGTCCGGATCCGCGCCCTTCCAAACCATTGTTGGTCACACAAGATTATCACTCTGCGGATTTGGATGGGTTGCCGGGGTATGATGTTGCGCCGGATGGCCGGCTGGTCATCGTAAGGCGACCTGAAATTGCGTGGCCCGCCGAAGTGCGCGTGTTTCTCAACTGGTCGCCGGTACAAAGCAATAAATAACGGGACATCCCCACAACTTTGTTTACAAAGTTTTGGGTTGCGGGCGAAGCCCGCTCTGCGTACTCCGCTTCCTCTGCGGTGAATTTATGAGTTGACGCTGACGGCGTTATTTGGAATTATCGAAGCATGAGCAAGCTCACCATTGAGATTTCTGAAGAGAAAATCCAACAGTTGCAGGAACGAGCGGCGCGTCTTCACATCTCTGTTGAAGATCTCGTGCGTCTGAGTGTCGAAGACCAGTTGAACCGCCCCGATCGGGAATTTGAAGAAGCGGTTCAGTACGTTCTGGAAAAGAACGCGGATCTCTACAAGCGCCTCGCTTGATGCGCTATCTTACAGTTTCTGAAATCCTGATACTCTACTGAAGAGCAAGAAGCAACGATTCTAGCTGTTGTTTCATCAAAACTGAACCGTGAAGAATTACTGAACTGGCTGCATCACCACCTCGTCGAAAAGATTTGAACTGCTTTGTAAGTTTTGTTCTTTTAACTCTGCGTCCTCTGCGGTGAATGGTTGACGCTGAGGATGCAATTTAGAATTATTGACGCGCATAGTATCCGTGCTTACGTTGAAGTGCTTGCCGTCATAGATGAGAATGCCAGCGGTTTTCTCACTTTCCCGGGTATCACCAGCGGTAACACTTTCGTTTCGTTGCCGCGCTTGATGGTGAGCCAGTATGTTTGCCCATCCTGATGTAGCAAACGAATCATTTGCTCCCATGTGAAGGCGCTCGCAGGTTGGGCATCTATTGCAACGATCAAATCGCCCGGAAGAAAGCCGGCTTTCTCTCCGGCAAATCCCTTCAACAAGTTGGAAATGCGGAAAGCGTTTGCTTCGGGTGTTGATTCCACATCAAGACCGCTCAAATTTAACAACGTTTCGTCTTCGAAGTGCCGGCTGGGTTCAAAGATCGTTCGTGCGCGCGAATAATCGAAGATCACTCGAAAACGTTGCAGGAAATCCCCACCGATGAGGGAATTTCCTGACGCGCCATCGACGTTCTCCAATTTCAGCTTTCCGATTTGAACAGTATCGTAAGTCCCCAGAGTGATGCGGAATGGTTCACCTAGACCGATTCCACCGATCGCTTCGTATTTATGGCCGTTCGATTTCGCGATCAGTTCGCTATCGATGGAATCGGCTGAGCCGGTATCGATGAGCAGCTCCGGTTCCTCCGGTTGCACACCCGGCGTGGACAGTTTTAGCCGGACATATGGATGTTTCTTCTTCACTTGAGTAGGTAGAATTTCTCCATCACCGTTATATTCGAAACTTTCTGGCTGGTAAACGCGCACAACCCGAGAGTCATAATCAATCGAAACAACATAAGAAGCAAAAAATTCATATCCGATCAATCCATCGCATTTGTGTCCCAGCTTTTCCGATATTCCGGCAAAATCGATCACCATCACTCTATCGACTTTCATATCCAGGCCGGGAAGTGAAAATTTGATGTCTTTTGCAAAGGTAACGTTTGTCTTTCCAGCTCCGGCCCCTCCCACCTGGTCTGCTCCGGCAGTCTTCAACCCCAGCTTCAACGCGGTTTGTTTTTCAATCACACATCCACTCGCACCGGAATCGAGAATGACCCACAATGGCTCTGAGCCATTGACCTGAACCTGCAAAAAGATGAGTTTTTCGACCAGTTGAAACGGAATTGTGGCGATCGGCCGCGAGGGTTGATCACCAAAACTGATGTTGACGAAGATCAGAGACAAGACGATAAATAGGATACGCATCATTTTCTCCTTACTGTTGGCTACCAAGATCGGGATAAGATCGAAACGCAGATTCCAGCTGTTCTGTACTGATGTTGGAGAGCATCAGAATTCGTTTATCACCGGACTCGCAAGACACAAGCCGCAACGAAGGCCATAGAACCTCGATACAATCTCTTCCAAGAAATTCCTGCACCTCCTGATTTCCGGCGCCGTAAGCCATCTTCGTTTCGACAGGTTGCTCAAACAAACACAGAATCTTGCCTTCATTGGAGACGTACACGCGCCCCACTCCACCACCATACTGCTCCTCGTAAATGAAACCACGCTGAAACCGGAAATCTGAGGGCAATACAGGTTCCGCATACTGCCTGCCTGTGATGCGCGACAGTTCCACGGGAGATTGCGCGAGCGCATGATAAGGGGATTTGATCAATTGAGGCCCGCTGCCGGAATTGGCCGCCTCTTGAAGCAACAAATCCAGGTAGATGGCTCCCTGCGGATCGATCGTACTCCTCGTTTTGCTGTATGAAAACAACAAGGTGCCCACTGCAAAAAGGAAAGCCGCAGCGGCAGCCACCCAACCATAACGGCTGAATGAAGGGGAGCGAACGTCGGCATAGACGATGGAAGATGGGATGCTCTGTTTGCGCACGGATTGGATCAACTCTGTGCTTTGTTTGATTGCAGCATAAAGTTGGCGGCATGACGAACAACGCTCCAGATGTTGCCTAACTGCATTCCGGTTTTTATCATTCAGGGCATCGTCCAGATAGGCCGAAAGGTACCGTTTCGCAAAGAAGTGCATCATAAATCCCTCCTGAATTCATTTTGGAAAACACGCGCGATTTGAAGCCGCGCTCGATTCAATCTTGAACTGATGGTCCCAATGGAAAGGCCGGTGATCGACAAAATTTCCTGATACGAAAGGTCCTCAAATTCACGAAGCACCACCAGCATCCTGAGTTGCGACGGAAGAGCGTTTACCGCGATTCGCACTCTGCGCTGTAAATCGAGTTTTTCTAAATCTTCCTGCGCTGAATATCTGACGGTTGGCTCCGGTAGTGAATGGAGACTTTCCATGCGCCGGCGTTTGTTTTGCCGGATTCCATCGAGACAAACATTCACTGCGATTCGGAACAGCCAGGTTGAAATTTCCGACGAGTGTCTGAAATCTTTTTCGGATCGGAGCGCTCTTAAAAAAGTCTCCTGCGTCGCATCTTCAGCAGCGTCTGGATTCCCCAGATACTGATAGGAAAGGCGATAAATCCTCGAAACGTTGTCGCGGAAAACCTGCTCGAAATCTTCCAACCGTCGTGGCCTCAGCTTCAAAGTCAGTGAAACTGCATCACTGCAGTCTTTTAGACGATGAGGCTATCCTGTTTCTTCCAGGATCGACAAAGGTTTTGGGATGAAACGCATCCGGAGAAGGCCTCAGGTTGCTCACGATAATTCCGTCTGCCATGGGAATCCCTGTTGTTTCACCGCTAGAGGACGCCGAGTTCGCAGAGGCTTATTTTCTTTTTCACTCTGCGTACTCCGCGTCCTCTGCGGTAAAATCAAGACAGCATGGATACGATTAGCCGGCGCAAATTCCTGGAGCTTGCTGCATCGTTTGGCGCGACGCTGGCGTGGGGATCGACGTTTGCAAGCGAGTCAAAAATTTCGTGGCGCGAGCGGCGCGATGTTTATCCGCAGGGTGTTGCTTCCGGCGATCCTCATCCGGACAGCGTGATTTTGTGGACCCGACGGCCTCCCGGACAATGGGGAGAAGCAAAGAAGCTGCTGTTGGAAGTCGCGGAAGATTTTGATTTCCGCAAAGTGATTGCGACAACAACCGCGCGAGTTTCCGCGGAAACCGATTGGACGTGTCGCGTGCTTGCCGCAGGACTCCAACCGCGCCGTGTTTACTGGTATCGCTTTACCGATGAATCCGGTTTCGGCAGCAGAATTGGCCGCACCGTGACGGCCCCTTCCGAAGAAGACGAAAAACAGATTGCGTTTGCGTTCGTGAGCTGTCAGAACGTGCAGGAGGGAGCGTGCAACGCGTACCGGAGAATGATCTGGGAAGATGAGAAACGCTCTGCACAAGATCAGCTTGGCTTCGTTTTGCATTTAGGCGATTACGTTTATGAAGTGGTGATCTATCCGGAGGATGGAAGCCAGAGGTACGATCGCCGCCTTCGCGATATTGTTCGCTATCCCGGCGGTAAGAAGTTCCGCGACATGCATTATCCAATGACGCTGGAGGATTATCGCCTTCTCTATCGCGCTTATCTGGCGGATCCTGATCTGCAGGATGCGCGTGCTCGCTGGCCATTCGTGTGTGTCTGGGACAACCATGAGTTTTCCTGGAAAGGGCGGCAGAGCATCCAGAACGTGGATGCGCCGCGTCCCGCGCAGAAAGTAAAAGTTGCAGCCAATCAGGCATGGTTTGAATACCAGCCTGGCCGTGTGCTGCAGCC
Proteins encoded:
- a CDS encoding protein kinase — translated: MALQQGTQLGPYEIVSPIGSGGMGEVYRARDTRLDRTVAIKVLSSDLSSDSELRGRMQREARAISSLNHPHICTLYDIGQESGIDFLVMEFLQGESLAERLRKGPLPLIELLRYAMEIADALEKAHREGIVHRDLKPGNIMLTKSGAKLLDFGLAKMRPQAEKSDAVSTLPTRHDPVTKKGVVLGTFQYMAPEQLEGKDADSRTDLFAFGAVLYEMATGKRAFNATSEASLIAAILKEEPTPLSRVQPLTPFALENLVKSCLVKDPEERLQNATDLKHALQWISDSISHSGSQTSPTVSSRRSLLPWALFAAAVLVGAILVAFLVSKRSGENALSGSNRVILVAPPEHSVTNLAVSPDGKTVVFVTSGSAGRKLHLRHTNRFETIALAGTDGAEAPFFSPDGKWIAFFASDKLKKIPVTGGNPITICDAFNDWGGTWNVGGTIVFTPLYGSGLASVSADGGTPQPFTSLNVEKGERAHSWPHFLPDGKSILYTIQAGPGFETRKIALYSLETKQTKVLIEQGAHPRFANDHIIFSRDSTLFAVPFDRKRQEITGAAFTLLDGVLDILSEANSLFDVSPAGTFAFVPGPALGAENRRLAWLDRKGGETSISDQQLPYYMPRISPDGRKLAVSVYQEGRFVIAILDLERGTWSRLPTQGSSAYAVWTPDGNRIAYSSDALGPNGIFWHSADGAGNRETLVTSASVLLPGAWTPDGQEMVLTEVDQETSGNVGRFFLKTPGKFEAFRKTSRDEFSPALSPDGKWIAYSSNESGSYEIYLEAYPGPGRRWQISSGNGENFEPVFSRNGRELFLTRFENTLHSVSLSAGPDPRPSKPLLVTQDYHSADLDGLPGYDVAPDGRLVIVRRPEIAWPAEVRVFLNWSPVQSNK
- a CDS encoding DNA-binding protein, which produces MSKLTIEISEEKIQQLQERAARLHISVEDLVRLSVEDQLNRPDREFEEAVQYVLEKNADLYKRLA
- a CDS encoding aspartyl protease family protein; its protein translation is MRILFIVLSLIFVNISFGDQPSRPIATIPFQLVEKLIFLQVQVNGSEPLWVILDSGASGCVIEKQTALKLGLKTAGADQVGGAGAGKTNVTFAKDIKFSLPGLDMKVDRVMVIDFAGISEKLGHKCDGLIGYEFFASYVVSIDYDSRVVRVYQPESFEYNGDGEILPTQVKKKHPYVRLKLSTPGVQPEEPELLIDTGSADSIDSELIAKSNGHKYEAIGGIGLGEPFRITLGTYDTVQIGKLKLENVDGASGNSLIGGDFLQRFRVIFDYSRARTIFEPSRHFEDETLLNLSGLDVESTPEANAFRISNLLKGFAGEKAGFLPGDLIVAIDAQPASAFTWEQMIRLLHQDGQTYWLTIKRGNETKVLPLVIPGKVRKPLAFSSMTASTST
- a CDS encoding zf-HC2 domain-containing protein, whose protein sequence is MMHFFAKRYLSAYLDDALNDKNRNAVRQHLERCSSCRQLYAAIKQSTELIQSVRKQSIPSSIVYADVRSPSFSRYGWVAAAAAFLFAVGTLLFSYSKTRSTIDPQGAIYLDLLLQEAANSGSGPQLIKSPYHALAQSPVELSRITGRQYAEPVLPSDFRFQRGFIYEEQYGGGVGRVYVSNEGKILCLFEQPVETKMAYGAGNQEVQEFLGRDCIEVLWPSLRLVSCESGDKRILMLSNISTEQLESAFRSYPDLGSQQ
- a CDS encoding sigma-70 family RNA polymerase sigma factor, with the protein product MKLRPRRLEDFEQVFRDNVSRIYRLSYQYLGNPDAAEDATQETFLRALRSEKDFRHSSEISTWLFRIAVNVCLDGIRQNKRRRMESLHSLPEPTVRYSAQEDLEKLDLQRRVRIAVNALPSQLRMLVVLREFEDLSYQEILSITGLSIGTISSRLNRARLQIARVFQNEFRRDL